One Rosa chinensis cultivar Old Blush chromosome 5, RchiOBHm-V2, whole genome shotgun sequence genomic region harbors:
- the LOC112203423 gene encoding uncharacterized protein LOC112203423, with amino-acid sequence MYLQWCVWKERNKRVWEQKFSQASDVALGASTRLAEFRVHNGKAGNISRNASVIRWQRPSDGILKVNIDGAFLSTTRQGGLGFVIRDSNSSMLVGGAMPLRNLLSAEHAEILACQAAVRFVLDHNMMPAVIETDSLLVKQQAAINSSSNTSLLGRLYDDISEVLRSIPNVQIIHTRREANQVAHLLADHAKSLYREAFYVSAPSFLAAALAADAITM; translated from the coding sequence ATGTATTTGCAGTGGTGTGTTTGGAAGGAACGCAATAAGCGAGTGTGGGAACAGAAATTCTCTCAGGCTTCTGATGTAGCGTTAGGAGCTAGCACAAGGTTAGCCGAATTTCGTGTTCACAACGGTAAGGCGGGGAACATAAGTCGGAATGCCAGCGTGATACGGTGGCAACGCCCCTCTGATGGGATACTCAAGGTTAATATTGATGGGGCCTTCCTCTCCACTACAAGGCAGGGAGGCTTAGGTTTTGTTATCCGAGATTCTAACAGCTCCATGTTGGTGGGGGGAGCTATGCCTCTTCGAAATCTGCTGTCGGCTGAGCATGCAGAGATTTTAGCATGCCAAGCAGCTGTGAGGTTTGTTCTGGACCATAACATGATGCCGGCTGTGATTGAGACCGATTCGTTGTTAGTGAAACAACAAGCTGCTATTAATTCCAGTTCGAATACTTCACTACTGGGTAGGCTATACGATGATATTAGTGAGGTATTGAGGTCGATTCCAAATGTGCAAATTATCCATACAAGGAGGGAGGCAAACCAGGTGGCTCATCTTCTTGCAGATcatgccaaatctctctacagGGAGGCGTTTTATGTTTCAGCACCTAGCTTTTTAGCAGCTGCTCTTGCAGCTGACGCTATTACTATGTAA